Proteins encoded together in one Anopheles darlingi chromosome 3, idAnoDarlMG_H_01, whole genome shotgun sequence window:
- the LOC125958164 gene encoding ubiquitin carboxyl-terminal hydrolase isozyme L5, with amino-acid sequence MADSAGEWCLIESDPGVFTELINKFGVEGVQVEELWSLEEENFKELEPIHGLIFLFKWVKDDEPAGSIVQDSRLEKIFFAKQVINNACATQAILSILLNVTHADIQLGSTLTDFRDFVISFDAHNKGLAMSNADQIRTVHNSFARQTLFELDNKNANKDDDVFHFVGYVPIDGRLYELDGLKEGPIDLGAVGPGQDWLKVVRPIIEKRIQRYNEGEIHFNLMALVSDRQLIYQRQIDELLKSDGSQMDTDVKQEEIQRLKLLIEDEAAKRQRYKTENIRRKHNYLPFIVELLKLLAQNGQLMPLYDKAKQRALEREASKDGKQV; translated from the exons ATGGCCGACAGCGCTGGAGAATGGTGTCTGATTGAAAGCGATCCTGGTGTGTTCACGGAACTCATCAATAAGTTCG GAGTGGAAGGCGTCCAGGTGGAGGAACTGTGGAGCTTGGAGGAGGAAAACTTCAAAGAACTAGA ACCGATCCACGGGTTGATCTTCCTGTTCAAATGGGTTAAGGACGATGAACCGGCGGGGTCGATCGTACAGGATAGCCGATTGGAGAAGATATTTTTCGCCAAACAGGTCATCAACAATGCGTGCGCCACACAGGCGATCCTGAGTATTCTGCTGAACGTGACGCACGCGGATATACAGCTCGGGTCGACGTTGACGGATTTCCGGGATTTCGTCATTTCCTTCGATGCCCACAACAAGGGCCTAGCGATGAGCAATGCGGACCAGATACGCACCGTACACAACTCGTTCGCCCGGCAGACGCTGTTCGAGCTGGACAACAAGAACGCCAATAAGGACGATGATGTGTTCCACTTTGTCGGTTACGTGCCAATCGATGGGCGGCTGTACGAGTTGGATGGACTGAAGGAAGGGCCGATCGATCTCGGAGCGGTCGGGCCGGGTCAGGATTGGCTCAAAGTGGTGAGGCCCATCATCGAGAAGCGTATCCAGCGCTACAACGAGGGAGAAATCCACTTCAACCTGATGGCGCTCGTTTCCGATCGTCAGTTGATTTATCAACGGCAGATCGACGAGCTGCTAAAGTCCGATGGTAGCCAGATGGACACGGATGTGAAACAGGAGGAGATACAACGATTGAAGTTGCTCATCGAGGACGAGGCGGCCAAACGGCAGCGGTACAAGACGGAAAACATTCGCCGTAAGCACAACTATTTGCCGTTCATCGtggagctgctgaagctgcttgCACAGAATGGCCAGCTGATGCCGCTGTACGATAAGGCAAAGCAGCGCGCCCTCGAACGCGAGGCGTCCAAGGACGGAAAGCAAGTGTGA
- the LOC125958170 gene encoding biogenesis of lysosome-related organelles complex 1 subunit 4 yields the protein MAEELANDYSAYFQTSNPDQELKPVVDGIDRMMLRLEEFENCLELVKAESAVALTQNIPRLVALRPGLNALCERIDRLEQFVAMVGKNLDAVEKQVQIAEEELDIPDKTLNVLLKSLNFFGKPKPTDRPTNRNAETGIYEPVPVFKTEQYFRPNGPEPEEEPRNEGDDSEAASPSDDCDTGTPEK from the exons ATGGCGGAAGAGCTGGCAAACGATTATTCAGCCTATTTTCAAACATCCAACCCGGATCAAGAG CTCAAACCCGTCGTTGACGGGATCGATCGTATGATGTTACGGCTGGAGGAATTCGAAAACTGTCTCGAGCTGGTAAAGGCCGAATCGGCGGTGGCTCTAACACAGAATATACCACGCCTGGTGGCGCTCAGGCCAGGGCTTAATGCGCTCTGCgaacggatcgatcggttggagCAGTTCGTCGCGATGGTGGGCAAAAATCTGGACGCCGTGGAGAAGCAGGTACAAATCGCCGAGGAGGAGCTAGACATTCCGGACAAGACGCTGAATGTGCTGCTGAAATCGTTAAATTTCTTCggtaaaccgaaaccgacggaccgaccgacgaatCGGAACGCGGAAACCGGCATCTAcgagccggtgccggtgtttaAGACAGAGCAATACTTCCGGCCTAATGGCCCCGAGCCAGAGGAGGAACCCCGGAACGAAGGGGACGATTCGGAAGCTGCTTCACCTTCCGATGACTGTGATACTGGAACACCAGAAAAATAG
- the LOC125958155 gene encoding solute carrier family 35 member C2, with the protein MVNVKYERVKQTADPDTGMQDGEEIELEPNREIQQQLQEEMDNHHSHTNQYHHQHQNQSHHHDAYATHPSQYIVAAGGGKDHRHRMSTKQHMGAGVSSGFSNRIVMTLLLIACYFTLSIGLTFYQRNLLQHFKLPLFVVLYHLVVKLVLSAIVRSVLRCATKRPRILLDFRTSVRRILPTGLASGIDISFSNWGLELVQISLYTMTKSTTIVFILIFAILLKLEKKSWSLGAIVVMISGGLFMFTYKSTQFDALGFSFLLFASLSSGIRWTLAQLIMQKSKLGLHNPIDMIFHMQPWMILSVLPFTIGFEGRKLIEGYHLLYQLPWTTVLDVWLKISIGAFIAFAMEVSEFMVLTSTSSLTLSVAGIFKEICQLVLAVELNDEHLSTVNVLGLVMCLGGICCHVVHKFLTYRAETSAESTSPLDKASGYSEDQDEDEEEPRTQARSGSIGTVATKNGSLKFGVGSTRFKSSRHQYRPLLVNEARDADDSDHLVVMENRNYLSDDSDQDGDNDTQDVLFDILKRRER; encoded by the exons ATGGTTAATGTAAAGTATGAACGCGTGAAGCAAACGGCGGACCCGGATACGGGGATGCAGGATGGAGAAGAGATTGAGCTGGAGCCGAACCGAGAAATACAGCAGCAGTTACAGGAGGAGATGGATAATCATCACAGTCACACTAACcagtaccatcatcagcaccaaaACCAAAGTCACCATCACGATGCGTATGCCACACACCCGAGTCAGTACATCGTGGCAGCTGGTGGCGGGAaagaccaccggcaccgtatGTCCACGAAGCAACATATGGGAGCTGGTGTATCCTCAGGTTTCAGCAATCGGATCGTAATGACGCTCCTACTCATCGCCTGCTATTTTACGCTCTCGATCGGGCTCACGTTCTATCAGCGTAATCTGTTGCAGCACTTCAAGCTACCCCTGTTCGTGGTACTGTACCATCTGGTGGTCAAACTAGTCCTATCGGCCATTGTCCGAAGTGTGTTGCGTTGTGCTACCAAGCGACCGCGTATCTTGCTCGATTTTCGTACCTCAGTCAGGCGAATCCTTCCAACCGGACTGGCCAGTGGCATCGATATTAGCTTCTCCAACTGGGGACTCGAGCTGGTACAAATATCGCT CTATACGATGACCAAATCGACAACAATCGTGTTCATCTTGATATTTGCCATATTATTAAAGTTGGAAAAAAAG AGTTGGTCCCTTGGAGCGATCGTCGTGATGATCTCCGGTGGGTTGTTCATGTTCACCTACAAGTCAACGCAGTTCGACGCTCTCGGGTTTTCGTTCCTGCTGTTTGCTTCCCTTTCGAGCGGCATTCGCTGGACGCTAGCACAGTTGATCATGCAAAAATCAAAGCTTGGATTGCACAATCCGATTGATATGATCTTTCATATGCAACCGTGGATGATTCTGTCGGTGTTACCATTTACGATTGGTTTTGAGG GACGGAAGCTGATCGAAGGATACCATCTTCTGTACCAGCTACCATGGACCACAGTGCTCGATGTCTGGTTAAAGATCTCTATCGGAGCGTTTATCGCTTTTGCCATGGAAGTGAGCGAGTTTATGGTACTCACCAGTACCTCTAGTCTAACGCTCTCCGTAGCAGGCATCTTCAAG GAAATTTGCCAGCTCGTGTTGGCCGTGGAGCTGAACGATGAGCATTTGAGCACGGTGAACGTTCTCGGATTGGTGATGTGCCTGGGCGGTATCTGCTGCCATGTGGTACACAAATTCCTAACATATCGCGCTGAAACCAGTGCCGAGTCGACATCACCGCTTGATAAGGCTAGCGGATACAGCGAGGATcaggacgaagacgaggaggaACCAAGGACGCAGGCACGTTCGGGGAGTATCGGTACCGTTGCTACCAAAAATGGTAGCCTTAAATTTGGTGTTGGAAGCACCAGATTTAAAAGTAGTCGACACCAGTACCGACCGCTACTAGTGAATGAAGCTCGCGATGCGGACGACTCTGACCATCTGGTAGTGATGGAGAATCGAAACTATCTTTCAGACGATAGTGACCAGGACGGTGACAACGATACCCAAGATGTACTGTTCGACATACTGAAACGCCGGGAACGATAA
- the LOC125958168 gene encoding translin, with product MQNSIVKGIFDNFNEYLSKEQELRTEIRDIVRDIDQAAKEAAIALQVIHSSIADVPAACATARTHFEVCRAGYVKLAALIPIGQYYRYNDHWHYMTQRIVFLIALTVYLEKGFLVSRDTAAEILGLCVEQQDGFHLDIEDYLMGVLQLASELSRYAVNSVILGDFEKPLTISKFVADLNSGFRLLNLKNDSLRKRFDALKYDVKKIEEIVYDISIRGLRNDGAAATAAPPSAPTTQETPK from the exons ATGCAGAATTCCATCGTGAAGGGGATTTTCGACAACTTCAACGAGTACCTGTCCAAGGAACAGGAACTGCGTACG GAAATACGGGACATCGTACGTGACATCGATCAAGCCGCAAAGGAGGCGGCCATTGCTCTACAGGTTATtcacagcagcatcgccgaTGTACCGGCCGCATGTGCAacggcgcgcacacacttcgAAGTTTGCCGGGCCGGATACGTGAAGTTGGCGGCCCTGATTCCGATCGGACAGTACTATCGCTACAACGACCACTGGCATTACATGACGCAGCGCATCGTTTTCCTGATTGCGCTAACCGTTTATCTGGAGAAAGGATTTCTCGTCAGCCGTGATACGGCGGCAGAAATATTGGGCC TTTGTGTTGAGCAGCAGGATGGTTTTCATCTCGACATCGAAGATTATCTGATGGGAGTGCTGCAGCTCGCTTCGGAGCTG AGTCGCTACGCCGTCAATTCGGTCATTTTGGGTGATTTCGAGAAGCCtctgaccatttccaagttcgTTGCTGACCTCAACTCGGGCTTCCGGCTGCTCAATTTGAAAAACGATTCGCTGCGTAAGCGATTCGATGCGCTCAAGTACGATGTCAAGAAAATCGAGGAAATCGTGTATGACATTAGCATTCGGGGACTGCGCAACGATGgtgccgcagcaacagcagcccctCCGTCAGCTCCCACGACGCAGGAAACACCAAAGTGA